The Thomasclavelia ramosa DSM 1402 genome includes a region encoding these proteins:
- a CDS encoding 6-phospho-alpha-glucosidase — MKKYNVVIVGGGSHRNPDLMAMLASKKDVFPLKRVVLYDNEAERQEIMGQYGEILMREYYPELEEFIYTTDPDVAFKDVDFALMQIRAGRLPMREKDEKIPLVHGCVGQETCGAGGFAYGLRSVPAIIELVKQIRKHSPEAWILNYSNPAAIVAEATKRIFPDDYRILNICDMPIAIMDAYAKLLGCQRKDFEPRYFGLNHFGWFTHLYDKKTGADLMPSVREQLMAGEIFKKGSEDEHVREKSWVDTYNFMSTMVKDFPEYLPNTYLKYYLYPRHVVEESDPNYTRANEVMDGKEKDTYNMMKEVIKLGALKGTKYELDPNRGVHATYIVDLATSIANNTNDIFLIITKNRGCIPNLDSEMMVEVACRVGANGVEPLAMDPVDTFYKGLLENQYAYEKLTVDGFLECNKLKLLQALVLNRTVVDTDLAKVILDDLIEANKAFWPEFK; from the coding sequence ATGAAAAAATATAATGTAGTAATTGTTGGTGGTGGTAGTCACCGAAATCCAGATTTAATGGCCATGCTTGCAAGTAAAAAAGATGTATTTCCTTTAAAGCGAGTAGTTCTATATGATAATGAAGCTGAACGGCAAGAAATCATGGGACAATATGGTGAAATTTTAATGAGGGAATATTATCCTGAATTGGAAGAATTTATTTACACTACTGATCCTGATGTTGCTTTTAAAGATGTAGATTTTGCTTTAATGCAAATTAGAGCGGGACGTTTGCCAATGCGTGAAAAGGATGAAAAAATCCCATTAGTACATGGATGTGTTGGTCAGGAAACATGTGGGGCAGGTGGTTTTGCCTATGGATTACGCAGTGTCCCTGCAATTATTGAGTTAGTTAAACAAATTCGTAAACATTCTCCAGAAGCATGGATTTTAAATTATTCAAATCCAGCAGCAATTGTAGCGGAAGCAACAAAACGAATTTTCCCTGATGATTATCGTATCTTAAACATTTGTGATATGCCAATTGCAATTATGGATGCTTATGCAAAATTATTAGGATGTCAACGTAAAGATTTTGAACCACGATATTTTGGACTAAACCATTTTGGATGGTTTACTCATTTATATGATAAGAAGACGGGAGCAGATTTAATGCCTTCTGTTCGGGAGCAACTAATGGCTGGAGAAATTTTTAAAAAAGGTTCAGAAGATGAACATGTTCGCGAAAAATCATGGGTAGATACTTATAATTTTATGTCAACAATGGTCAAGGATTTTCCTGAGTATTTACCAAATACATATTTAAAATATTATTTATATCCTCGTCATGTTGTTGAAGAATCAGATCCTAATTACACTCGTGCAAATGAAGTAATGGATGGTAAAGAAAAAGATACTTATAATATGATGAAAGAAGTAATTAAACTAGGCGCTTTAAAGGGAACTAAATATGAATTAGATCCTAATCGCGGTGTTCATGCTACTTACATTGTTGATTTAGCAACATCAATAGCTAATAATACAAACGATATTTTCTTAATTATTACTAAAAATAGAGGATGTATTCCAAATTTAGATAGTGAGATGATGGTAGAAGTAGCTTGTCGGGTTGGGGCAAATGGTGTTGAACCACTAGCTATGGATCCAGTAGATACTTTCTATAAAGGATTATTAGAAAATCAATATGCATATGAAAAATTAACAGTTGATGGATTCTTAGAATGTAATAAATTGAAATTATTACAGGCGTTAGTATTAAATCGTACAGTAGTTGATACGGATTTAGCTAAAGTGATTCTAGATGACCTAATTGAAGCTAATAAAGCATTTTGGCCTGAATTCAAATAA
- a CDS encoding DUF4352 domain-containing protein, translated as MKRLSKILLVFLMVLGLTACSGGSKENEPAKIEMGKENKFDDLVSYKIETISRPQQITPDVIGSFYTYYKPSKSTNVLIDVTMYMTNLQKKEMKLSSTLKGTFVIDKTDYVASTAMVSEDGKTISQGGSLAAEGTNKVHFYAEVKPSLLKNNIEFKLTTVDEENPKEANMSFKLTDIAKNYESKNLNDTIVLDGRGEIALQAVNITKKLEPANPVGLYTYYQVQNDGNSFVVLTTSIKNISESDITASNIAVAKLVDKDSNEYPANSFYEKDDRSNLASASTTVLTPGQSGMIHFVFEVSDAVANGEKSVRITYNGKVFIVNL; from the coding sequence ATGAAAAGATTGAGTAAAATTTTATTAGTATTTTTGATGGTTTTAGGTCTTACTGCGTGTAGTGGTGGGAGTAAAGAGAATGAGCCGGCAAAAATTGAAATGGGAAAAGAAAATAAGTTTGATGATTTAGTTTCATATAAAATTGAAACGATTAGTAGACCACAGCAAATTACCCCTGATGTAATTGGAAGTTTTTATACATACTATAAACCATCTAAGTCAACAAATGTATTAATTGATGTGACTATGTATATGACTAATCTACAAAAAAAGGAAATGAAGCTATCTAGTACGTTGAAGGGAACATTTGTTATTGATAAAACTGATTATGTCGCTTCAACAGCAATGGTAAGTGAAGATGGAAAAACAATTAGTCAAGGTGGAAGTTTAGCTGCTGAGGGGACTAATAAAGTGCATTTTTATGCCGAAGTTAAACCAAGTTTGTTAAAAAATAATATAGAATTTAAGCTTACTACTGTTGATGAAGAAAATCCTAAAGAAGCGAATATGAGTTTTAAATTAACGGATATTGCTAAAAATTATGAAAGTAAGAATTTAAATGATACGATTGTATTAGATGGTCGCGGTGAAATTGCTTTACAAGCAGTAAATATTACAAAAAAGCTGGAGCCTGCTAATCCGGTTGGTTTATATACTTATTATCAAGTTCAAAATGATGGAAATAGTTTTGTTGTTTTGACTACTTCGATAAAAAATATTTCAGAAAGTGACATCACAGCATCTAATATTGCTGTAGCTAAATTGGTTGATAAAGATAGTAATGAATATCCAGCAAATTCATTTTATGAAAAAGATGATCGTAGTAATTTAGCTAGTGCCAGCACTACTGTATTGACTCCGGGTCAAAGTGGGATGATTCATTTTGTTTTTGAAGTTAGTGATGCTGTTGCAAATGGGGAGAAATCAGTTAGAATCACATATAATGGAAAAGTATTTATTGTTAATCTTTAA
- a CDS encoding diguanylate cyclase domain-containing protein, which yields MIKDDFLTLTAQKFINTYFTSRNFDQVKNMFAPEGSWLGASNNTMANNLKQFDQYFKEGCNEGYVPEITFQDCYVIYNDDNIGIVYCNYHLHIESKGALFDMDQRVTIVLKQFNTTLKIIHVHASTPNDAISQEEFYTNEIAKLGYKELQQALKKKNEQIEMIIRTTAGGMKGSLDDEFYTYFYVNEELCKMLGYTYDEFMEMSHGTAVGAVYPPDLPAALADCKRCFAIGPEYKTEYRIRKKDGSLLWVMDSGRKVTDENGQVVINSIITDISELKEMVNRLKIDQERYEIVSQLSDDIIFEYDVENNSLVYQQLQADTPVKNILTNFLTVDLKNTHLYHGDIERFKKDLKIILSNQVSNELYKLEYRFAIAPQSYTWYRLTFRRIFDNDNKLTKVVGKVVDISSELRLKHQSITDPLTGTYNRLYITSAIQEYCHILKNNLSYACILIDIDYFKKINDTYGHIIGDRFLIEIVKIIKCFFRASDLIGRIGGDEFLIFIKDIYDKEIVREKANALIKKIHEYVTANNYPKEISISMGIHIDNRPEISFTELYNKVDIALYNAKHNGRDRYVYYHEGMTYPK from the coding sequence ATGATCAAAGACGACTTTTTAACTCTAACTGCTCAAAAATTTATCAATACATATTTCACTAGCAGAAATTTTGATCAAGTCAAGAATATGTTTGCTCCAGAAGGCTCATGGCTAGGGGCTAGTAATAATACTATGGCAAACAACCTTAAACAATTTGATCAATACTTTAAAGAGGGGTGTAACGAGGGTTATGTTCCTGAAATTACCTTTCAAGATTGTTATGTTATCTACAACGACGATAATATTGGAATCGTTTATTGTAATTATCATTTACATATCGAAAGCAAAGGAGCCCTTTTTGATATGGATCAACGGGTAACGATTGTTTTAAAACAATTTAATACTACACTTAAAATTATTCATGTTCATGCCTCGACCCCCAATGATGCAATTAGTCAAGAAGAATTCTATACCAATGAAATTGCTAAACTCGGATATAAAGAGTTACAACAAGCTTTAAAGAAAAAAAATGAACAAATTGAAATGATTATCAGAACAACCGCCGGGGGAATGAAAGGTAGTCTTGATGATGAATTTTATACTTACTTTTATGTTAATGAAGAGCTCTGTAAAATGCTTGGTTATACTTATGATGAATTCATGGAAATGAGTCATGGTACTGCTGTTGGCGCAGTCTATCCACCTGATTTACCTGCTGCTTTAGCAGATTGTAAACGATGTTTTGCCATCGGACCAGAATACAAAACAGAATATCGGATTCGAAAAAAAGACGGAAGTTTATTATGGGTAATGGATAGCGGACGTAAAGTTACAGATGAAAACGGTCAAGTAGTAATAAATAGTATCATTACTGATATCTCTGAACTTAAAGAAATGGTCAATCGTTTAAAAATTGATCAAGAACGCTATGAAATTGTATCTCAGTTATCTGATGATATTATTTTTGAATATGATGTTGAAAATAATTCACTAGTATACCAACAGCTACAAGCTGATACTCCAGTCAAAAATATATTGACTAATTTTTTGACAGTTGATTTAAAAAATACTCATTTATATCATGGTGATATCGAACGCTTTAAAAAGGATTTGAAGATAATTTTATCAAATCAAGTTTCTAATGAATTATATAAATTGGAATATCGTTTTGCAATCGCACCACAAAGTTATACTTGGTACCGTCTAACTTTTCGACGGATATTTGATAATGATAATAAATTAACTAAAGTTGTCGGCAAAGTTGTTGATATTTCCTCAGAATTACGATTAAAACACCAGTCAATAACAGATCCCCTAACCGGAACATATAACCGTTTATATATTACTAGCGCGATTCAAGAATATTGTCATATCTTAAAAAATAATCTTTCCTATGCTTGTATCTTAATTGACATTGATTATTTTAAAAAAATCAATGATACTTATGGTCATATCATCGGTGATCGTTTTCTAATTGAAATTGTAAAAATAATTAAGTGTTTCTTTCGAGCAAGTGATTTAATTGGAAGAATTGGTGGTGATGAATTTTTAATCTTTATCAAAGATATATATGATAAAGAGATCGTCCGCGAAAAGGCAAATGCTTTAATTAAAAAAATTCATGAATATGTCACTGCCAATAACTATCCTAAAGAAATTAGTATTTCTATGGGAATTCATATCGATAATCGACCAGAGATATCTTTTACTGAATTATATAATAAAGTTGATATTGCTCTATATAATGCTAAACACAATGGACGAGATCGTTATGTCTATTACCATGAAGGTATGACTTATCCTAAATAA